In a single window of the Salvelinus namaycush isolate Seneca chromosome 6, SaNama_1.0, whole genome shotgun sequence genome:
- the LOC120050060 gene encoding cell division cycle protein 123 homolog, translating into MKKEQVVNCQFSVWYPIFKKHTIKSLILPLPQNVIDYLLDDGTLVVSGGDNNTQQNQTNDSDSEEEDVQWSDDETTTTVTAPEFPEFNSKVLEAINTLGGCVFPKLNWSAPRDANWIALNSSLQCQSLSDIFLLFKSSDFITHDLTQPFLHSSDEDSPNPAINYELVLRKWSELLPGGEFRCFIKENKLIGISQRDYTQYYHHISKQEAQICHSIQEFFSQHVQYQFLDEDFVLDVYRDSWGKVWLIDLNPFGEVTDSLLFTWVELTSGNSLSANQEEGDTAQQEGPVFRYTTSDVTVQPSPCLSYRIPRDFVDLSTGEDAYKLIDFLKLKKRQQEDSEEEVEEEVRQ; encoded by the exons AGAATGTAATAGATTATTTGCTGGACGATGGAACACTAGTAGTATCTGGAGG GGACAACAACACTCAGCAAAACCAGACCAACGACAGTGACTCAGAGGAGGAAGACGTTCAG TGGTCAGATGATGAGACAACCACCACTGTAACA GCTCCAGAGTTCCCAGAATTCAACTCTAAAGTGCTGGAGGCCATCAACACCCTAGGTGGGTGTGTCTTTCCCAAACTGAACTGGAGTGCACCGCGG GATGCTAACTGGATTGCTCTGAACAGCTCCCTGCAGTGTCAGAGTCTGAGCGATATCTTCCTGCTCTTCAAGAGCTCTGACTTCATCACCCACGACCTCACACAGCC ATTCCTTCACAGCAGTGACGAGGATTCTCCGAATCCAGCCATAAACTATGAG CTGGTCCTGAGGAAGTGGAGTGAGCTGCTACCTGGTGGGGAGTTCAGGTGTTTCATCAAAGAGAACAAGCTGATCG GGATCTCCCAGAGAGACTATACCCAGTACTACCACCACATCTCTAAGCAGGAAGCCCAGATCTGCCACTCCATCCAGGAGTTCTTCAGCCAACACGTCCAGTATCAGTTCCTGGATGAGGACT TTGTGTTGGATGTCTACAGAGATAGCTGG GGGAAGGTGTGGCTGATCGATCTCAACCCCTTTGGTGAGGTGACAGATTCACTGCTGTTCACGTGGGTGGAGCTTACCTCCGGGAACAGCCTGTCAGCCAATCAAGAAGAGGGTGACACAGCCCAGCAG GAAGGCCCTGTGTTCCGCTACACCACCAGTGATGTGACGGTGCAGCCCAGTCCCTGTCTGAGCTACCGGATCCCTAGGGACTTTGTGGACCTCTCCACCGGCGAGGACGCATACAAACTTATCGACTTCCTCAAACTG AAGAAACGCCAGCAAGAGGACTctgaggaagaggtggaggaagaggtaCGACAGTGA